AACTAACTCGATAGTGGGCTCTTCGTAGTCTAGATTCATGGTGGCGCAGCCAGACAGAAAAAGTAGTGCAGCCACGAAAAATATACGTATGGGCAGTGTTCTAGCTAAAGTCATTTTTTATCCTTGAGAGTGATTTCTTTCAACTTATATTAAAAGGGTAATGGTTGGTACATTTTTCTCGTTATGATTAGATTATTCTCTACACAGCCAACTACTGATATTACTGAGACTTATCACTAATATGACATAAATTATTAATTATAAAATATCTGGCAAAAAATTTAAATTAATTATCTGCTTAGCGAATAAAGTAGTCCTTGGGGGAGAACTTGAATCTCAGATTAATGTTTGTTTAAAAAATATAGAGAACACTAGTTATGCTCTCTATTTATCAGTGACAACAAATTAACTTCTATAATTAATTGCAGTGAAGGGCAATGAAACAGGTATTTTAAAAAGGCTTGTTATTGAGCGGTCCAAGCGCCATCCATAGGCAATGACGAACCGGTAATGCTGCGGGCACTATCACTGCAAAGAAAGAGGATGAACTCACCAATTTGACGAGGCGCCATCATATCAGGTACAGGCTGTTTGGCGGTAATAAGTTGGTATTTTGCTTGCTCAAAGCTGGTACTTTCTTTATTGGCAATTTCAGTGATTTGATCATTGATAAGTGGCGTATCTACCCAGCCTGGACAAATAGCATTGGCAGTAATGCCATGTTCTGCGCACTCAAGAGCAACGACTTTGGTCAGGCCAACAATGCCATGTTTTGCTGCACAATATGCGACTTTATTTTTAGAGGCAACAAGGCCATGAACAGAAGCAATATTAACAATTCTGCCCCATGAGTTGGCTTTCATACCACTTAAAGCGTGCTGAGTCGTATGAAAGGCAGCGGTTAAATTAATGGCAATGATGGCATTCCATTTACTCTCTGGAAAAGTATCCACTGCTTCTGTATGTTGAATACCTGCATTGTTGATCAAGATATCAATCGAGCCCATCGTTTTTGTGGCTTTATCCATAAAAACGCTGATGGCACTTGTGTCCATTAAGTTAGCATTATCGAATAAGGTTTTTATTTGATATTTTTCAGAAAACTCCTGCGCTAGGTTAGCGCCTTCATCATCGCTCATCAAACCATGTAAGACTAAATTAATACCTTGCTCAGCCAATACGTGAGCACTGGCTAAGCCAATACCACTTGTTGAACCAGTAATAAGTGCTGTTTTACCTTTCAATGTTGTGCTTTGTAATGGAGTACTTTCTAACATATTGTTTCCTTTTTATTATCAGTAAAGAAGAACAGCATATCTTTTGAGGTAATATCGTCCATGCTGCATTCGGAAATTGAGTTGAATCTAACGGATTAATTACCTTAGCTGAATTGAAGGAGAGTTGAGTTACTACCTTAGTGCCATTCAAGAAAAATAAGGATGACAGTGGATCGATTTACTTACTTGAGGGTTTTTGCAACGTTATAAATGGATGGTGGTAAAGCTGTTGATAATGAGGTGCCTTACTTTATTTAAAGAGGGGGAAAGTTACACTTAATTGAACGTGCTCCAGAAGTTTCAGTAGAAGAGATTATAAAACTAACCCAGAGGGGGAACTTGTGGTTAACGGAGATATATTTATAAGGTGCTTTGTTGATAGACTTTCATTGCGATAAATTTACTTTAATTAATGCTGAAAAAGTCAAAATCATTAAGTATTTTAACTGCTTAAGTATAATTTAGCTGAGTAAAAGGCGAGTAACTATTCGCCTTTTACTGTCTGGTCTTTAGATAAATTAGCTGAGTGTTATTGGCGGCACTTAATTGCAGGGTTAACATTGATAATACCTGCTTCGTTGATCGTGGCAATTTTGCCATCCTGTTTTAGTATCGCTAACCTAGCATCACCGATTGAGCGCACATAGGTAAGTAGGTAACCAAACTGGCCTAGGGTACATACGGCATATTGCTGGCTTAAGTTAAGTTTGTCCCACATAGCGTCTTTATCATGATCTTGTTGTCTGCTATCAGTCATGAAAGCATTAGCAGGGGTAAAGTTACTGTGCTGTCTTAAAGTATTTAACATAATATCTGTCTCACTCTTTAGTTAGTGATGAGATATTAGCTAAGTCTTACTAGGAATGTTGTAGGCAATTGTTAGCTTGTTGTTACTATTTGTATGGTTACTATTTGAACAGTAATAAAAGCGTTTAAAGAAAGTTGGTACTTCTTTGAATATTCGAGCGAGAAGTTCTTAGCGGCGATGCTATTTTGAGTTTTTTTCTGCTTCTGCTTCCGTTTGTTGCTCTTTGATTTTAGCTTCTTTAATACGCCATTTTTGTAATTCGGCGTAATAGTGATCCCAAACACAAGGATTACAGGCACCACCACCACAACAATCATCATCTGCTGGAGCCATTGGTTTTTCATGGGAATTCGACATATAATTTTTAACTCAAAATAAGTGGAGTATTTACTAATTTTTATGATGCTAGAATAACAAAAAGCTCTGCAATTGCAGAGCTTTTATTTATTCAGAATTGTGTATTAGCTAGCCAAGTTCAGCTAACTTTTGCTCTAAATAATGAATGTTAGCGCCGCCATTAACAAAACCTTGATCATTTAAAATGTCTTGATGCAAAGTAATGTTAGTTTTGATGCCATCAATCACTAACTCTGATAAAGCATTACGCATACGTGCAATCGCTACATCACGGTTATCACCCCAAGTAATTAATTTACCAATCATAGAGTCATAATGTGGAGGTACAGAGTAATCAGCATAAATATGAGAATCCCAACGTACGCCTAAACCACCTGGTGGGTGGAAACGCGTAATTTTACCCGGTGAAGGGATAAAGGTACGAGGATCTTCCGCATTAATACGACATTCAATAGAGTGACCTGAAACCTTGATGTCATCTTGGGTATAAGATAACGGTTGACCAGCAGCAACACGAAGTTGTTCTTTGATCAAATCAACACCAGTGATCATTTCAGTTACTGGATGTTCAACCTGAATACGTGTATTCATTTCAATGAAATAGAATTCACCATTTTCATACAAAAATTCAAAGGTACCAGCACCGCGATAGTTAATGTCAACACAAGCTTTACAACAACGCTCACCAATTTTAGCGCGCATTTCAGGCGTAATACCAGGTGCAGGAGCTTCTTCTACTACTTTTTGATGACGACGTTGCATTGAACAATCACGTTCACCTAAGTGAATTGCAGCGCCTTTGCCGTCAGCCATTATTTGAATTTCAACATGACGTGGATTTTCAAGGAATTTTTCCATGTAAACCATATCATTTTTGAAAATTGTGCCGGCTTCTTTTTTGGTTAAAGCAATTGACTCAACTAATTCAGCTTCGCTACGGACAACGCGCATGCCACGACCACCACCGCCACCAGCAGCTTTAACGATAATAGGGTAACCAATACGTTTAGCATGGGCTTTGTTTGCTTCTTCATCGTCATCCAATGGGCCATCAGAACCTGGTACGCAAGGTACACCTGCAACTTTCATTGCTTTGATAGCTTGAACTTTATCACCCATAATACGGATGCTTTCTGCTTTTGGACCGATAAAGGCAAAACCAGAGTTTTCAACTTGCTCAG
The DNA window shown above is from Colwellia psychrerythraea 34H and carries:
- a CDS encoding 3-hydroxybutyrate dehydrogenase, whose translation is MLESTPLQSTTLKGKTALITGSTSGIGLASAHVLAEQGINLVLHGLMSDDEGANLAQEFSEKYQIKTLFDNANLMDTSAISVFMDKATKTMGSIDILINNAGIQHTEAVDTFPESKWNAIIAINLTAAFHTTQHALSGMKANSWGRIVNIASVHGLVASKNKVAYCAAKHGIVGLTKVVALECAEHGITANAICPGWVDTPLINDQITEIANKESTSFEQAKYQLITAKQPVPDMMAPRQIGEFILFLCSDSARSITGSSLPMDGAWTAQ
- a CDS encoding oxidoreductase-like domain-containing protein, with amino-acid sequence MSNSHEKPMAPADDDCCGGGACNPCVWDHYYAELQKWRIKEAKIKEQQTEAEAEKNSK
- the accC gene encoding acetyl-CoA carboxylase biotin carboxylase subunit, which codes for MLDKVVIANRGEIALRILRACKELGIKTVAVHSTADKNLKHVLLADETICIGKAPAPDSYLNIPAIITAAELTNAVAIHPGYGFLAENADFAEQVENSGFAFIGPKAESIRIMGDKVQAIKAMKVAGVPCVPGSDGPLDDDEEANKAHAKRIGYPIIVKAAGGGGGRGMRVVRSEAELVESIALTKKEAGTIFKNDMVYMEKFLENPRHVEIQIMADGKGAAIHLGERDCSMQRRHQKVVEEAPAPGITPEMRAKIGERCCKACVDINYRGAGTFEFLYENGEFYFIEMNTRIQVEHPVTEMITGVDLIKEQLRVAAGQPLSYTQDDIKVSGHSIECRINAEDPRTFIPSPGKITRFHPPGGLGVRWDSHIYADYSVPPHYDSMIGKLITWGDNRDVAIARMRNALSELVIDGIKTNITLHQDILNDQGFVNGGANIHYLEQKLAELG